A single genomic interval of Hyphomicrobium methylovorum harbors:
- a CDS encoding formate--tetrahydrofolate ligase — MAVKSDIEIAREAKTKPITEVAAKIGVPAEALVPFGWTKAKVSFDYINQLEGNKDGKLILVTAISPTPAGEGKTTTTVGLGDGLNRIGKKAIMALREPSLGPCFGMKGGAAGGGYAQVVPMEDINLHFTGDFHAITSAHNLLSALIDNHIYWGNALGIDSRRVTWKRVLDMNDRALRSIVNSLGGVANGYPRESGFDITVASEVMAILCLSKDLKDLENRLGNIVVAYTRDKKPIRARDLKADGAMTVLLKDALQPNLVQTLENNPAFIHGGPFANIAHGCNSVLATRTALKLADYVVTEAGFGADLGAEKFFDIKCRKAGIAPSAVVIVATVRALKMHGGVAKEDLKNENAAAVAAGCANLSRHIENVNKFGVPAVVAINKFVTDTDAEVAEIQKAAESLGTKAFLCTHWSDGGKGTEDLAHHVVKVIDENKADFKPLYPAEMKLRDKVKTIATEIYHAADIACDASVEAQFKEFEAAGFGHFPVCMAKTQYSFSTDPTKRGAPTGHIVPIRELRLAAGAEFIVVVTGEIMTMPGLPKVPSADTIRLDENGNIQGLF, encoded by the coding sequence GTGGCCGTCAAGTCCGACATTGAGATTGCGCGCGAAGCGAAAACCAAGCCGATAACGGAGGTCGCTGCCAAAATCGGCGTTCCCGCAGAAGCGCTCGTTCCTTTCGGCTGGACGAAGGCGAAGGTGTCCTTCGACTATATTAACCAGCTCGAAGGCAACAAAGACGGCAAGCTGATCCTGGTGACGGCGATCAGCCCGACGCCCGCGGGCGAAGGCAAGACCACGACCACGGTCGGCCTCGGCGATGGCCTGAACCGCATCGGCAAGAAGGCGATCATGGCTCTGCGTGAGCCCTCGCTCGGACCGTGCTTCGGCATGAAGGGCGGCGCGGCAGGTGGCGGTTACGCCCAGGTCGTACCGATGGAAGATATCAATCTTCACTTCACCGGCGATTTCCACGCGATCACCAGCGCCCACAACCTGCTGAGCGCGTTGATCGACAACCACATCTATTGGGGCAACGCCCTCGGCATCGATTCTCGCCGCGTGACCTGGAAGCGCGTCCTCGACATGAACGACCGCGCGCTGCGCTCGATCGTCAATTCGCTCGGCGGCGTTGCGAACGGTTACCCGCGCGAAAGCGGTTTCGACATCACGGTCGCTTCGGAAGTTATGGCTATCCTTTGCCTGTCGAAGGATCTGAAAGACCTCGAGAACCGTCTCGGCAACATCGTCGTCGCTTACACGCGCGATAAGAAGCCGATCCGCGCACGCGACCTCAAGGCCGACGGCGCAATGACCGTTCTGTTGAAGGACGCGCTGCAGCCGAACCTGGTGCAGACGCTCGAAAACAATCCGGCGTTCATCCACGGCGGTCCGTTCGCAAACATCGCGCACGGTTGCAACTCCGTTCTCGCAACGCGCACCGCGCTCAAGCTCGCCGACTACGTTGTGACGGAAGCGGGCTTCGGCGCTGACCTCGGCGCTGAGAAGTTCTTCGACATCAAGTGCCGGAAGGCGGGCATTGCGCCGTCCGCGGTTGTCATCGTTGCCACGGTCCGCGCACTGAAGATGCACGGTGGCGTCGCCAAGGAAGATCTGAAGAACGAGAACGCAGCGGCTGTTGCAGCCGGATGCGCCAACCTCTCGCGCCACATCGAGAACGTGAACAAGTTCGGCGTTCCGGCCGTTGTCGCGATCAACAAGTTCGTCACCGATACGGATGCTGAAGTCGCCGAAATCCAAAAGGCGGCTGAAAGTCTCGGCACCAAGGCGTTCCTTTGCACGCACTGGTCTGATGGCGGCAAGGGAACCGAGGATCTCGCTCACCACGTCGTCAAAGTGATCGATGAAAACAAGGCGGACTTCAAACCGCTGTACCCGGCTGAGATGAAGTTGCGTGACAAGGTGAAGACCATCGCGACGGAAATCTATCACGCCGCGGACATCGCCTGCGACGCAAGCGTCGAAGCGCAGTTCAAGGAATTCGAAGCTGCTGGCTTCGGGCACTTCCCTGTCTGCATGGCGAAGACGCAGTATTCGTTCTCGACCGATCCGACGAAGCGCGGC
- a CDS encoding DUF6790 family protein has protein sequence MHLLIVLLFMVLFPIASVFIESIYFANGASLLALIGKWFVFWGVGLRLMLAAVSQIAQPSFTAQTIFRIQDPAALVVIRELGFANFAIGSLGLLSIVQPGWTLPAAIAGAIFYGLAGANHTLRPERTASENVAMISDLYIFAVLAIYSAAAILGAA, from the coding sequence ATGCATCTGCTGATCGTCCTGCTCTTTATGGTGCTCTTCCCCATCGCGTCCGTTTTTATCGAGTCCATATATTTCGCCAATGGTGCCAGCCTCCTGGCATTGATCGGAAAGTGGTTCGTATTCTGGGGCGTGGGCCTGCGCCTCATGTTGGCGGCGGTGAGCCAGATCGCTCAACCCTCGTTCACCGCTCAGACGATCTTCCGCATTCAAGACCCGGCCGCGCTTGTGGTTATTCGCGAACTAGGGTTCGCAAACTTCGCAATCGGGTCGCTCGGCTTGCTGTCGATCGTGCAACCGGGATGGACTTTGCCTGCCGCGATCGCCGGTGCCATTTTCTACGGCTTGGCGGGAGCCAATCACACGTTAAGACCGGAGCGCACGGCTTCGGAGAACGTTGCAATGATTTCCGATCTGTACATATTCGCGGTATTGGCGATTTATAGCGCCGCTGCCATTCTGGGAGCCGCCTAG
- a CDS encoding PP2C family protein-serine/threonine phosphatase yields the protein MPPFEHAIAATRGARDYQEDSAAFWPEGGQTVSLASEAAAHDLGGFAVLADGMGGHAGGALASRTACEKFLAAVGSGTAGSTTDRLISALRAANAAIAAKIKENPLLSGMGSTLIGTAFNRSGIEWVSVGDSPLFLFRRGEVAVLNEDHSLAPELDRLVAEGKLTANEARRDPRRHMLRSAVTGEDIDLLDVSRRPLTLEAGDYVVLASDGIATLDTAEIARIIQGYANDGAAAVAKALIRAVESIREPYQDNATVLVVRALP from the coding sequence ATGCCGCCGTTCGAGCATGCAATCGCCGCGACGCGCGGAGCCAGAGATTACCAGGAAGACTCTGCCGCTTTCTGGCCAGAGGGCGGTCAAACCGTTTCTTTGGCGAGCGAAGCGGCTGCACATGATCTCGGCGGGTTTGCCGTTCTTGCAGACGGCATGGGCGGTCACGCAGGTGGCGCGCTCGCGAGCCGGACGGCATGCGAAAAGTTTCTAGCCGCGGTCGGCTCGGGAACGGCAGGATCGACAACCGATCGCCTGATCTCCGCGCTTCGCGCGGCCAACGCAGCCATCGCCGCGAAGATCAAGGAAAACCCGTTGCTGTCAGGCATGGGTTCGACGCTGATCGGCACGGCATTCAACCGTTCAGGCATTGAGTGGGTCAGCGTCGGAGACAGTCCGCTGTTCCTCTTCCGGCGTGGCGAAGTTGCAGTCTTGAACGAAGACCATTCGCTTGCCCCGGAACTCGATCGTCTTGTCGCCGAAGGCAAACTCACGGCGAATGAAGCCCGCCGCGATCCGCGCCGCCACATGCTGCGATCCGCCGTCACCGGAGAAGACATCGATTTGCTGGACGTCTCTCGCCGTCCTTTGACGCTCGAAGCCGGTGACTATGTCGTGCTGGCGAGTGACGGCATCGCGACGCTCGATACGGCGGAGATTGCGCGCATCATTCAAGGCTACGCGAACGATGGTGCTGCGGCCGTCGCGAAAGCGCTCATCCGCGCGGTTGAATCGATCCGCGAGCCCTATCAGGATAACGCCACGGTGCTCGTGGTGAGAGCGCTTCCCTAA
- a CDS encoding FHA domain-containing protein, translating into MTVERGDTTEGHEAKPVKAHKFLGSLRDALMAAGRDDTLAPVAVAAAPAGSAPESASADLPAPADKPRSLSAEEAARLARTEPTEPPPLPVIAAASDSDHPPTTRVVRHEKPAKAPVEEETAPRTVLVRGRQPIVRGTFERDPVVGFLIIVGGPGLGSYRPIFEGNNTVGRSADNRIPLDFGDDAISNEAQAYLRYDSSDRSFLFVPNLAKTNVVSVNDKRPAGPVPLQPMDVITLGRTQVAFLPFCGSEFDWSEISDA; encoded by the coding sequence ATGACGGTCGAGCGGGGCGACACGACGGAAGGGCACGAGGCAAAGCCTGTGAAAGCGCATAAATTTCTCGGTTCCCTTCGCGATGCCCTCATGGCGGCCGGTCGTGACGACACCCTCGCGCCCGTGGCCGTAGCAGCTGCGCCCGCTGGCTCCGCTCCGGAAAGCGCCAGCGCAGATCTTCCCGCGCCCGCCGATAAACCGCGCAGCCTCAGCGCCGAGGAAGCGGCGCGTCTTGCGCGCACCGAACCGACGGAACCGCCACCGTTGCCGGTCATTGCCGCCGCGAGCGATTCCGATCATCCGCCGACAACCCGCGTGGTCCGCCACGAAAAACCAGCGAAAGCGCCCGTGGAAGAAGAAACCGCGCCGCGCACCGTCCTCGTCCGGGGGCGCCAGCCCATCGTCCGCGGCACGTTCGAGCGTGATCCGGTGGTCGGCTTCCTGATTATTGTCGGTGGGCCGGGCCTTGGCTCCTACCGGCCGATTTTCGAGGGAAACAACACCGTCGGACGCTCCGCCGACAATCGCATCCCCCTCGATTTCGGCGATGACGCGATCTCGAACGAAGCCCAAGCCTATCTGCGCTACGATTCGAGCGATCGGTCTTTCCTCTTTGTGCCAAATCTTGCTAAGACCAACGTCGTCTCGGTCAACGACAAGAGACCGGCGGGCCCTGTGCCGCTGCAGCCCATGGACGTGATCACGCTCGGGCGAACCCAAGTCGCCTTTTTGCCGTTCTGCGGCAGTGAGTTTGACTGGTCCGAGATTTCCGACGCCTAA
- a CDS encoding FHA domain-containing protein gives MGQELLRKVTTLLALATAFCCLTTLAGWAYAVTLSGNAAQNAPSTGFSAQMVSDAYRVAPALVLGLALALSLPLIALISRIIQFTSRAEDATRRFRPSPDDTFAAELPADAAPVSMRLPFVEIDTGGAGLRCEIAGDMLRIGREPDNDIRISNAAVHRYHAAIHREDYNDWHITDLSGIEGHGLIVNGRQCCEARLNDGDLIQLGPGRLRFHDGHV, from the coding sequence ATGGGTCAGGAACTTTTGCGTAAAGTGACGACTTTGCTCGCTCTAGCGACGGCCTTTTGCTGTTTGACGACGCTCGCCGGCTGGGCCTACGCGGTAACGCTTTCCGGCAACGCGGCGCAAAACGCTCCTTCCACAGGTTTTTCGGCACAGATGGTATCGGACGCCTATCGCGTGGCGCCCGCGCTTGTGCTCGGTCTGGCTCTTGCGCTCAGTTTGCCGCTCATCGCGTTGATCTCACGGATAATCCAGTTCACGTCTCGCGCGGAAGATGCAACGCGCCGGTTCCGCCCAAGCCCTGACGACACGTTTGCGGCGGAGCTGCCAGCCGACGCCGCGCCTGTATCGATGCGCCTTCCGTTCGTAGAGATAGACACCGGAGGCGCCGGACTTCGCTGCGAAATCGCTGGCGATATGCTGCGCATCGGACGCGAACCGGACAATGATATTCGCATCTCGAACGCGGCCGTCCACCGCTATCACGCCGCAATTCATCGCGAAGATTACAACGACTGGCACATCACTGATTTGTCGGGCATCGAAGGACATGGTTTGATCGTCAACGGACGGCAGTGCTGCGAAGCGCGCCTCAATGACGGCGATCTCATTCAGCTCGGCCCCGGCCGGCTGAGATTTCACGACGGCCACGTCTAG